The genomic DNA TACGGCAAATAATGAGATCATAGCCGTCCTCAAACCGATCCAGAAGCAAATTTTGCTTTTGAAATTTCACAGCCTGCTTCAAACGGTCATCAATTCGATACATCGCACCATCCGGCTTGAAATACTTACTGGCTACCTGTTCAGGCACATCCTTGAGCGAGCGCTCCAAATATCTGCCTTCCTTGGCTTTAGCCAGTGCGCCGTCATCAATGTCAGAAGCTGTAATGGAGCAATTACCCAAAATCCCCTTGCCATCCAGCACCATAGCCAAGCTGTACGGCTCCTCGCCAGTCGAGCAAGCCGCACTCCACAGCTTGAGCTTCTGCTTACCTGCAAGTAGCTGTGGCAAAATCGTATCCCGCAACACTTCCCACCGATTGGGATTACGCCAAAACTCTGAAACATTGATCGTCATCCGATCCAGAAATTCATAGAACAAAGGCTTTTCTTTCATCATGGCATCATAAAAAGAAACAAAACTGGGAAACCCGTTTTTGTTGCGAAGCGTTGTTAACCGCCTTTTCATCTGTGCTTCCTTGTATTGTGCAAGATCAATACCTGTGCTGTCCTTGATTTTG from Paenibacillus sp. FSL R10-2782 includes the following:
- a CDS encoding protein-glutamate O-methyltransferase CheR, coding for MTDMELGQTDPDYTAFIRKIKDSTGIDLAQYKEAQMKRRLTTLRNKNGFPSFVSFYDAMMKEKPLFYEFLDRMTINVSEFWRNPNRWEVLRDTILPQLLAGKQKLKLWSAACSTGEEPYSLAMVLDGKGILGNCSITASDIDDGALAKAKEGRYLERSLKDVPEQVASKYFKPDGAMYRIDDRLKQAVKFQKQNLLLDRFEDGYDLIICRNVMIYFTEEAKHKLYQKFAASLRAGGVLFVGSTEQIFSPNQYGLESTETFFYRKKA